Proteins from a genomic interval of Medicago truncatula cultivar Jemalong A17 chromosome 3, MtrunA17r5.0-ANR, whole genome shotgun sequence:
- the LOC11444853 gene encoding cytochrome P450 71D11, giving the protein MDLQTIYTLTLFSIFVLSIIVTLKLRKKITKIDSIANIPPGPWKLPIIGNIHNLIGSPPHRKLRELSTKYGALMHLQLGEVLFTIVSSAEYAKEIMKTHDVIFASRPLTLTSEIMFYGSTDIAFSPYGDYWRQLRKICTVELLSIKRVQSLWPIREQEIKNLVSRIASDEGRVVNLSQQVMSMMFSITSRAAFGKKYKEQDEFISAVRYMLQIAGGFYIGDLFPSAKWLQNFTGRRPKLEKLHQKVDRILEMIINDHKEKNSGDKEGLVGGEDLTDILLKFEDGSDNNLDFCLTKNNIKAIIFDIFTAGSDTAATTINWAMAEMMKDQRVLKKAQAEVRVLLYKRGKFDETLISELKYLKVIIKEVLRMHPPGPLLVPRVCGQACEIDGYHIPIKSRVIINAWAIGRDPKYWTDPDKFYPERFIDSSLDFKGTNFEYIPFGAGRRICPGINYGMANVELTLAFLLSHFDWKLPGGMKCEDLDMTELFGASVIRKDDMYLIPTNYFTEIVLKNERFLWN; this is encoded by the exons ATGGATCTTCAAACAATTTACACTTTAACCCTGTTTTCCATTTTCGTACTCTCCATTATTGTGACACTAAAATTAAGGAAGAAAATCACGAAAATTGACTCAATTGCAAATATACCACCAGGGCCATGGAAGCTACCAATCATTGGAAACATACATAATCTTATTGGCTCTCCACCACATAGAAAATTAAGAGAATTGTCAACAAAATATGGTGCTTTAATGCATCTTCAACTTGGTGAAGTTTTATTTACTATTGTATCCTCAGCAGAATATGCTAAGGAAATAATGAAAACTCATGATGTTATATTTGCGTCAAGGCCTTTAACACTAACCTCAGAGATAATGTTTTATGGTTCAACAGATATAGCTTTTTCACCATATGGTGATTATTGGAGACAGCTTAGAAAGATTTGTACCGTTGAACTTTTAAGTATAAAACGTGTTCAGTCTCTTTGGCCAATTAGAGAACAAGAGATTAAAAATCTTGTCAGTAGGATTGCTTCCGATGAAGGAAGAGTCGTCAATCTTTCTCAACAAGTTATGTCAATGATGTTTTCTATCACTTCAAGGGCTGCATTCGGCAAAAAGTACAAAGAACAAGATGAGTTTATATCGGCAGTAAGATACATGTTGCAGATAGCAGGAGGTTTCTACATCGGAGACTTGTTTCCTTCAGCGAAATGGCTTCAAAACTTCACTGGAAGGAGGCCTAAGCTTGAGAAGCTGCATCAAAAAGTTGATAGAATACTTGAGATGATCATCAATGACCATAAAGAGAAAAATTCAGGAGATAAAGAAGGTCTAGTAGGAGGGGAAGATTTGACTGATATTCTCTTGAAATTTGAGGATGGTAGCGACAATAATCTGGATTTTTGCTTAACTAAGAACAATATCAAAGCTATAATCTTT GATATCTTCACCGCTGGAAGTGACACTGCAGCAACGACAATAAACTGGGCTATGGCTGAGATGATGAAGGATCAAAGAGTATTGAAGAAAGCACAAGCTGAAGTAAGAGTGTTATTATATAAAAGAGGAAAATTTGATGAAACCTTAATTTCTGAGTTAAAATACTTGAAAGTAATCATCAAAGAGGTCTTAAGAATGCACCCTCCTGGTCCTCTTTTAGTACCAAGGGTGTGTGGACAAGCTTGTGAGATTGATGGTTATCACATACCAATCAAAAGTAGGGTGATAATCAATGCTTGGGCAATTGGAAGGGATCCAAAATATTGGACTGATCCAGATAAGTTTTATCCTGAAAGATTTATTGATAGTTCTCTTGATTTCAAAGGAACAAATTTTGAGTACATTCCATTTGGTGCTGGAAGAAGAATTTGTCCAGGCATTAACTATGGTATGGCAAATGTTGAACTGACACTTGCTTTCTTATTGTCTCACTTTGATTGGAAGCTTCCTGGTGGAATGAAATGTGAGGATTTGGATATGACTGAGCTATTTGGAGCTTCTGTTATAAGAAAAGATGACATGTATTTGATTCCAACCAATTATTTCACTGAAATAGTGTTAAAAAATGAAAGGTTTTTAtggaattga